From a region of the Sander lucioperca isolate FBNREF2018 chromosome 8, SLUC_FBN_1.2, whole genome shotgun sequence genome:
- the ankrd44 gene encoding serine/threonine-protein phosphatase 6 regulatory ankyrin repeat subunit B isoform X3, giving the protein MAVLKLADQPPLIQAIFSGDPEEIRMLIYKSEDINALDAEKRTPLHAAAFLGDAEITELLILSGARVNAKDNMWLTPLHRAVASRSEEAVRVLIRHSADVNARDKNWQTPLHVAAANNALRCAEVIIPLLSSVNVSDRGGRTALHHAALNGHTEMVNLLLAKGANINAFDKKDGRALHWAAFMGHLDVVCLLVSEGAEISCKDKRGYTPLHAAASSGQIAVVKHLLNLAVEIDESNAFGNTALHVACFNGQDAVVSELIDYGANVSQANNKGFTPLHFAAASTHGALCLEFLVNNGADVNVQSRDGKSPLHMTAVHGRFTRSQTLIQNGGEIDSVDKDGNTPLHIAARYGHELLINTLITSGADCTKRGVHDMFPLHLAALNAHSDCCRKLLSSGRRFSIMCNDSVLSAGFQIDTPDSLGRTCLHAAAAGGNVECVKLLLSSGGDHNRRDKCGRTPLHYAAASRHYQCLETLVACGTAINATDQWGRSALHYAAASDLDRRRRVALEPESDGVQAEREKEAALCLEFLLQSGATASLKDKQGYSPVHYAAAYGHRHCLELLLDRDDSHQDDPESPNPRSPLHLAAYHGHAQALEVLLQGEREVDQGDEVGRTPLALAALRGHTECVHTLLGQGASPRATDTQYGRNPVHLAVMNGHTTCVRLLLDDSDSADLVDADDSQGQTPLMLAVAGGHVDAVSLLLEREANVNLASKHGLTALHLGLLCGQEECIQCLLEQEASILLGDSRGRTAIHLAAARGHASWLCELLSIAGSEPPALPPLRDHSGYTPLHWACYYGHEGCVEVLLEQKGCRCIDGNPFTPLHCAVVNDHESCASLLLEAMGSDIAGCKDAKDRTPLHAAAFSGHVDCVQLLLSHDAPVDTVDQSGRNALMMAAEKGRAGALEVLLTSTSANLSLTDKDGNTALHLACSNGKEDCVMLILEKLSDTALINATNAALQTPLHLAARSGLKKAVQELLSRGANVQTVDENAPGLPPQAPC; this is encoded by the exons CCTCCTCTCATCCAGGCGATCTTCAGCGGAGACCCTGAAGAGATTCGTATGCTCATATATAAGTCGGAAGATATCAATGCTCTG GATGCAGAGAAGCGCACCCCGCTGCATGCAGCGGCCTTCCTGGGCGATGCCGAAATCACAGAGCTCCTCATCCTCTCTG gggCTCGGGTCAACGCCAAAGATAATATGTGGCTCACCCCCCTCCATCGTGCTGTGGCATCTCGGAGCgag GAGGCAGTGAGAGTTTTGATCCGCCACTCGGCCGACGTGAACGCGCGGGACAAGAACTGGCAGACGCCGCTGCACGTGGCTGCAGCCAATAATGCGCTGCGATGCGCTGAGGTCATCATCCCGCTGCTGAGTAGCGTCAACGTGTCGGACCGCGGCGGACGTACCGCCCTGCATCACGCTGCCCTCAACGGCCACACTGAG ATGGTGAACCTCCTCCTCGCAAAAGGCGCCAACATCAACGCCTTTGATAAGAAAGATGGCCGGGCTCTGCACTGGGCAGCTTTTATGG GACATTTGGATGTGGTTTGTCTGCTGGTGAGTGAGGGGGCGGAGATCAGCTGTAAGGACAAACGGGGATACACTCCCCTCCACGCGGCGGCCTCCAGTGGGCAGATAGCTGTGGTCAAACACCTGCTCAACCTAGCTGTGGAG ATAGATGAGTCCAATGCATTTGGGAACACGGCGCTCCACGTGGCCTGTTTTAATGGTCAGGACGCCGTCGTCAGTGAGCTAATCGATTACGGCGCCAACGTCAGCCAGGCTAACAACAAGGGCTTCACCCCGCTGCACTTTGCCGCCGCCTCCACACATGGAGCACTCTGTCTGGAGTTCCTGGTCAACAACGGGGCGGATGTCAATGTACAG AGTCGTGACGGGAAGAGTCCTCTTCACATGACGGCAGTTCACGGACGCTTTACTCGCTCCCAGACCCTCATCCAGAATG gtgGGGAGATTGACAGTGTGGACAAGGACGGCAACACCCCTCTCCACATTGCTGCCCGTTACGGTCATGAACTCCTCATCAACACGCTTATCACCAGCGGAGCAGACTGCACAAA ACGAGGAGTCCATGACATGTTCCCTCTCCACCTGGCTGCCTTGAACGCTCACTCTGACTGCTGCAGGAAGCTGCTCTCCTCAG GTCGGAGGTTTAGCATAATGTGTAACGACTCGGTCCTGTCTGCAGGCTTCCAGATAGACACTCCTGACAGCCTGGGGAGGacctgcctgcacgctgctgctgCCGGAGG TAATGTGGAGTGTGTCAAGCTACTTCTGAGCAGTGGTGGAGACCACAACAGGAGGGATAAGTGCGGCAG AACTCCCCTCCACTACGCAGCCGCCAGCCGTCACTATCAGTGTCTGGAGACTCTGGTTGCTTGTGGCACCGCCATCAACGCCACTGACCAGTGGGGGCGCTCTGCGCTGCACTATGCCGCTGCCTCGGACCTGGACAGGAG GCGCCGTGTTGCTCTGGAGCCAGAGAGTGATGGAGTTCAGgcggagagggagaaagaggcaGCGCT atgtttAGAGTTCCTGCTGCAGAGCGGAGCGACGGCCTCGCTGAAAGACAAACAGGGCTACAGTCCCGTCCACTACGCTGCGGCCTACGGACACAGGCACTGTCTGGAGCTg CTGCTGGACAGAGACGACAGTCACCAAGACGACCCTGAATCTCCGAATCCTCGGAGCCCGCTGCACCTCGCT gcGTACCACGGCCACGCTCAGGCCCTGGAGGTGCTGCTGCAGGGCGAGAGGGAGGTGGACCAGGGAGACGAGGTGGGGAGGACCCCCCTGGCCCTGGCCGCCCTCCGGGGCCACACTGAATGCGTTCACACCCTCCTCGGCCAGGGGGCGTCGCCACGCGCCACAGACACCCAGTACGGACGCAACCCTGTCCACCTGGCAG TCATGAACGGTCACACGACGTGTGTGCGCCTTCTGCTGGATGACTCGGACAGTGCAGACCTGGTAGATGCTGATGACTCTCAGGGACA GACTCCTCTGATGCTGGCGGTGGCGGGAGGACACGTGGACGCTGTGTCGCTGCTGCTGGAGCGGGAAGCCAACGTGAACCTGGCGAGTAAGCACGGCCTCACTGCACTGCACCTCGGG CTGCTGTGTGGTCAGGAGGAGTGTATCCAGTGTCTGTTGGAGCAAGAAGCTTCCATTTTGCTGGGTGACTCTCGGGGTCGTACCGCCATCCACCTGGCCGCCGCCCGCGGTCACGCCTCGTGGCTCTGCGAGCTGCTGAGCATCGCCGGCTCCGAGCCACCGGCCCTCCCCCCGCTGAGGGACCACAGCGGCTACACACCGCTGCACTGGGCCTGCTACTACG gtcatGAGGGGTGTGTGGAGGTTCTGCTGGAGCAGAAAGGTTGTCGCTGTATTGATGGGAACCCGTTCACCCCTCTGCACTGTGCTGT GGTGAATGATCACGAGTCGTGTGCATCGCTGCTGCTGGAGGCAATGGGTTCGGACATCGCTGGCTGCAAAGACGCTAAGGACAG GACTCCTCTTCATGCTGCAGCATTCTCGGGTCACGTCGACTGCGTCCAGCTGCTCCTGTCTCACGATGCACCTGTCGATACTGTGGACCAATCGGGTCGCAACGCACTGATGATGGCGGCGGAGAAGGGCAGAGCCGGAGCCCTCG AGGTGCTGTTGACCAGCACCAGTGCCAACCTCAGTCTGACGGACAAAGACGGCAACACCGCCCTGCATCTAGCCTGCAGTAAT GGAAAGGAAGACTGCGTGATGTTGATCCTGGAGAAGCTGTCGGACACGGCACTCATAAATGCCACAAATGCAGCGCTGCAAAC TCCTCTCCACCTGGCGGCTCGTAGCGGTCTGAAGAAGGCGGTCCAGGAGCTGCTGTCCCGAGGAGCCAACGTTCAGACGGTGGATGAGAACG
- the ankrd44 gene encoding serine/threonine-protein phosphatase 6 regulatory ankyrin repeat subunit B isoform X2, with amino-acid sequence MAVLKLADQPPLIQAIFSGDPEEIRMLIYKSEDINALDAEKRTPLHAAAFLGDAEITELLILSGARVNAKDNMWLTPLHRAVASRSEEAVRVLIRHSADVNARDKNWQTPLHVAAANNALRCAEVIIPLLSSVNVSDRGGRTALHHAALNGHTEMVNLLLAKGANINAFDKKDGRALHWAAFMGHLDVVCLLVSEGAEISCKDKRGYTPLHAAASSGQIAVVKHLLNLAVEIDESNAFGNTALHVACFNGQDAVVSELIDYGANVSQANNKGFTPLHFAAASTHGALCLEFLVNNGADVNVQSRDGKSPLHMTAVHGRFTRSQTLIQNGGEIDSVDKDGNTPLHIAARYGHELLINTLITSGADCTKRGVHDMFPLHLAALNAHSDCCRKLLSSGFQIDTPDSLGRTCLHAAAAGGNVECVKLLLSSGGDHNRRDKCGRTPLHYAAASRHYQCLETLVACGTAINATDQWGRSALHYAAASDLDRRRRVALEPESDGVQAEREKEAALCLEFLLQSGATASLKDKQGYSPVHYAAAYGHRHCLELLLDRDDSHQDDPESPNPRSPLHLAAYHGHAQALEVLLQGEREVDQGDEVGRTPLALAALRGHTECVHTLLGQGASPRATDTQYGRNPVHLAVMNGHTTCVRLLLDDSDSADLVDADDSQGQTPLMLAVAGGHVDAVSLLLEREANVNLASKHGLTALHLGLLCGQEECIQCLLEQEASILLGDSRGRTAIHLAAARGHASWLCELLSIAGSEPPALPPLRDHSGYTPLHWACYYGHEGCVEVLLEQKGCRCIDGNPFTPLHCAVVNDHESCASLLLEAMGSDIAGCKDAKDRTPLHAAAFSGHVDCVQLLLSHDAPVDTVDQSGRNALMMAAEKGRAGALEVLLTSTSANLSLTDKDGNTALHLACSNGKEDCVMLILEKLSDTALINATNAALQTPLHLAARSGLKKAVQELLSRGANVQTVDENGLTPALACAPSREVADCLALILATMMPFCSPCSSGAPSPGSLLRQLPHQGGKGPGTGPRGPRSPRNPSGPSSEGTTENDSEDSETF; translated from the exons CCTCCTCTCATCCAGGCGATCTTCAGCGGAGACCCTGAAGAGATTCGTATGCTCATATATAAGTCGGAAGATATCAATGCTCTG GATGCAGAGAAGCGCACCCCGCTGCATGCAGCGGCCTTCCTGGGCGATGCCGAAATCACAGAGCTCCTCATCCTCTCTG gggCTCGGGTCAACGCCAAAGATAATATGTGGCTCACCCCCCTCCATCGTGCTGTGGCATCTCGGAGCgag GAGGCAGTGAGAGTTTTGATCCGCCACTCGGCCGACGTGAACGCGCGGGACAAGAACTGGCAGACGCCGCTGCACGTGGCTGCAGCCAATAATGCGCTGCGATGCGCTGAGGTCATCATCCCGCTGCTGAGTAGCGTCAACGTGTCGGACCGCGGCGGACGTACCGCCCTGCATCACGCTGCCCTCAACGGCCACACTGAG ATGGTGAACCTCCTCCTCGCAAAAGGCGCCAACATCAACGCCTTTGATAAGAAAGATGGCCGGGCTCTGCACTGGGCAGCTTTTATGG GACATTTGGATGTGGTTTGTCTGCTGGTGAGTGAGGGGGCGGAGATCAGCTGTAAGGACAAACGGGGATACACTCCCCTCCACGCGGCGGCCTCCAGTGGGCAGATAGCTGTGGTCAAACACCTGCTCAACCTAGCTGTGGAG ATAGATGAGTCCAATGCATTTGGGAACACGGCGCTCCACGTGGCCTGTTTTAATGGTCAGGACGCCGTCGTCAGTGAGCTAATCGATTACGGCGCCAACGTCAGCCAGGCTAACAACAAGGGCTTCACCCCGCTGCACTTTGCCGCCGCCTCCACACATGGAGCACTCTGTCTGGAGTTCCTGGTCAACAACGGGGCGGATGTCAATGTACAG AGTCGTGACGGGAAGAGTCCTCTTCACATGACGGCAGTTCACGGACGCTTTACTCGCTCCCAGACCCTCATCCAGAATG gtgGGGAGATTGACAGTGTGGACAAGGACGGCAACACCCCTCTCCACATTGCTGCCCGTTACGGTCATGAACTCCTCATCAACACGCTTATCACCAGCGGAGCAGACTGCACAAA ACGAGGAGTCCATGACATGTTCCCTCTCCACCTGGCTGCCTTGAACGCTCACTCTGACTGCTGCAGGAAGCTGCTCTCCTCAG GCTTCCAGATAGACACTCCTGACAGCCTGGGGAGGacctgcctgcacgctgctgctgCCGGAGG TAATGTGGAGTGTGTCAAGCTACTTCTGAGCAGTGGTGGAGACCACAACAGGAGGGATAAGTGCGGCAG AACTCCCCTCCACTACGCAGCCGCCAGCCGTCACTATCAGTGTCTGGAGACTCTGGTTGCTTGTGGCACCGCCATCAACGCCACTGACCAGTGGGGGCGCTCTGCGCTGCACTATGCCGCTGCCTCGGACCTGGACAGGAG GCGCCGTGTTGCTCTGGAGCCAGAGAGTGATGGAGTTCAGgcggagagggagaaagaggcaGCGCT atgtttAGAGTTCCTGCTGCAGAGCGGAGCGACGGCCTCGCTGAAAGACAAACAGGGCTACAGTCCCGTCCACTACGCTGCGGCCTACGGACACAGGCACTGTCTGGAGCTg CTGCTGGACAGAGACGACAGTCACCAAGACGACCCTGAATCTCCGAATCCTCGGAGCCCGCTGCACCTCGCT gcGTACCACGGCCACGCTCAGGCCCTGGAGGTGCTGCTGCAGGGCGAGAGGGAGGTGGACCAGGGAGACGAGGTGGGGAGGACCCCCCTGGCCCTGGCCGCCCTCCGGGGCCACACTGAATGCGTTCACACCCTCCTCGGCCAGGGGGCGTCGCCACGCGCCACAGACACCCAGTACGGACGCAACCCTGTCCACCTGGCAG TCATGAACGGTCACACGACGTGTGTGCGCCTTCTGCTGGATGACTCGGACAGTGCAGACCTGGTAGATGCTGATGACTCTCAGGGACA GACTCCTCTGATGCTGGCGGTGGCGGGAGGACACGTGGACGCTGTGTCGCTGCTGCTGGAGCGGGAAGCCAACGTGAACCTGGCGAGTAAGCACGGCCTCACTGCACTGCACCTCGGG CTGCTGTGTGGTCAGGAGGAGTGTATCCAGTGTCTGTTGGAGCAAGAAGCTTCCATTTTGCTGGGTGACTCTCGGGGTCGTACCGCCATCCACCTGGCCGCCGCCCGCGGTCACGCCTCGTGGCTCTGCGAGCTGCTGAGCATCGCCGGCTCCGAGCCACCGGCCCTCCCCCCGCTGAGGGACCACAGCGGCTACACACCGCTGCACTGGGCCTGCTACTACG gtcatGAGGGGTGTGTGGAGGTTCTGCTGGAGCAGAAAGGTTGTCGCTGTATTGATGGGAACCCGTTCACCCCTCTGCACTGTGCTGT GGTGAATGATCACGAGTCGTGTGCATCGCTGCTGCTGGAGGCAATGGGTTCGGACATCGCTGGCTGCAAAGACGCTAAGGACAG GACTCCTCTTCATGCTGCAGCATTCTCGGGTCACGTCGACTGCGTCCAGCTGCTCCTGTCTCACGATGCACCTGTCGATACTGTGGACCAATCGGGTCGCAACGCACTGATGATGGCGGCGGAGAAGGGCAGAGCCGGAGCCCTCG AGGTGCTGTTGACCAGCACCAGTGCCAACCTCAGTCTGACGGACAAAGACGGCAACACCGCCCTGCATCTAGCCTGCAGTAAT GGAAAGGAAGACTGCGTGATGTTGATCCTGGAGAAGCTGTCGGACACGGCACTCATAAATGCCACAAATGCAGCGCTGCAAAC TCCTCTCCACCTGGCGGCTCGTAGCGGTCTGAAGAAGGCGGTCCAGGAGCTGCTGTCCCGAGGAGCCAACGTTCAGACGGTGGATGAGAACG
- the ankrd44 gene encoding serine/threonine-protein phosphatase 6 regulatory ankyrin repeat subunit B isoform X1, with amino-acid sequence MAVLKLADQPPLIQAIFSGDPEEIRMLIYKSEDINALDAEKRTPLHAAAFLGDAEITELLILSGARVNAKDNMWLTPLHRAVASRSEEAVRVLIRHSADVNARDKNWQTPLHVAAANNALRCAEVIIPLLSSVNVSDRGGRTALHHAALNGHTEMVNLLLAKGANINAFDKKDGRALHWAAFMGHLDVVCLLVSEGAEISCKDKRGYTPLHAAASSGQIAVVKHLLNLAVEIDESNAFGNTALHVACFNGQDAVVSELIDYGANVSQANNKGFTPLHFAAASTHGALCLEFLVNNGADVNVQSRDGKSPLHMTAVHGRFTRSQTLIQNGGEIDSVDKDGNTPLHIAARYGHELLINTLITSGADCTKRGVHDMFPLHLAALNAHSDCCRKLLSSGRRFSIMCNDSVLSAGFQIDTPDSLGRTCLHAAAAGGNVECVKLLLSSGGDHNRRDKCGRTPLHYAAASRHYQCLETLVACGTAINATDQWGRSALHYAAASDLDRRRRVALEPESDGVQAEREKEAALCLEFLLQSGATASLKDKQGYSPVHYAAAYGHRHCLELLLDRDDSHQDDPESPNPRSPLHLAAYHGHAQALEVLLQGEREVDQGDEVGRTPLALAALRGHTECVHTLLGQGASPRATDTQYGRNPVHLAVMNGHTTCVRLLLDDSDSADLVDADDSQGQTPLMLAVAGGHVDAVSLLLEREANVNLASKHGLTALHLGLLCGQEECIQCLLEQEASILLGDSRGRTAIHLAAARGHASWLCELLSIAGSEPPALPPLRDHSGYTPLHWACYYGHEGCVEVLLEQKGCRCIDGNPFTPLHCAVVNDHESCASLLLEAMGSDIAGCKDAKDRTPLHAAAFSGHVDCVQLLLSHDAPVDTVDQSGRNALMMAAEKGRAGALEVLLTSTSANLSLTDKDGNTALHLACSNGKEDCVMLILEKLSDTALINATNAALQTPLHLAARSGLKKAVQELLSRGANVQTVDENGLTPALACAPSREVADCLALILATMMPFCSPCSSGAPSPGSLLRQLPHQGGKGPGTGPRGPRSPRNPSGPSSEGTTENDSEDSETF; translated from the exons CCTCCTCTCATCCAGGCGATCTTCAGCGGAGACCCTGAAGAGATTCGTATGCTCATATATAAGTCGGAAGATATCAATGCTCTG GATGCAGAGAAGCGCACCCCGCTGCATGCAGCGGCCTTCCTGGGCGATGCCGAAATCACAGAGCTCCTCATCCTCTCTG gggCTCGGGTCAACGCCAAAGATAATATGTGGCTCACCCCCCTCCATCGTGCTGTGGCATCTCGGAGCgag GAGGCAGTGAGAGTTTTGATCCGCCACTCGGCCGACGTGAACGCGCGGGACAAGAACTGGCAGACGCCGCTGCACGTGGCTGCAGCCAATAATGCGCTGCGATGCGCTGAGGTCATCATCCCGCTGCTGAGTAGCGTCAACGTGTCGGACCGCGGCGGACGTACCGCCCTGCATCACGCTGCCCTCAACGGCCACACTGAG ATGGTGAACCTCCTCCTCGCAAAAGGCGCCAACATCAACGCCTTTGATAAGAAAGATGGCCGGGCTCTGCACTGGGCAGCTTTTATGG GACATTTGGATGTGGTTTGTCTGCTGGTGAGTGAGGGGGCGGAGATCAGCTGTAAGGACAAACGGGGATACACTCCCCTCCACGCGGCGGCCTCCAGTGGGCAGATAGCTGTGGTCAAACACCTGCTCAACCTAGCTGTGGAG ATAGATGAGTCCAATGCATTTGGGAACACGGCGCTCCACGTGGCCTGTTTTAATGGTCAGGACGCCGTCGTCAGTGAGCTAATCGATTACGGCGCCAACGTCAGCCAGGCTAACAACAAGGGCTTCACCCCGCTGCACTTTGCCGCCGCCTCCACACATGGAGCACTCTGTCTGGAGTTCCTGGTCAACAACGGGGCGGATGTCAATGTACAG AGTCGTGACGGGAAGAGTCCTCTTCACATGACGGCAGTTCACGGACGCTTTACTCGCTCCCAGACCCTCATCCAGAATG gtgGGGAGATTGACAGTGTGGACAAGGACGGCAACACCCCTCTCCACATTGCTGCCCGTTACGGTCATGAACTCCTCATCAACACGCTTATCACCAGCGGAGCAGACTGCACAAA ACGAGGAGTCCATGACATGTTCCCTCTCCACCTGGCTGCCTTGAACGCTCACTCTGACTGCTGCAGGAAGCTGCTCTCCTCAG GTCGGAGGTTTAGCATAATGTGTAACGACTCGGTCCTGTCTGCAGGCTTCCAGATAGACACTCCTGACAGCCTGGGGAGGacctgcctgcacgctgctgctgCCGGAGG TAATGTGGAGTGTGTCAAGCTACTTCTGAGCAGTGGTGGAGACCACAACAGGAGGGATAAGTGCGGCAG AACTCCCCTCCACTACGCAGCCGCCAGCCGTCACTATCAGTGTCTGGAGACTCTGGTTGCTTGTGGCACCGCCATCAACGCCACTGACCAGTGGGGGCGCTCTGCGCTGCACTATGCCGCTGCCTCGGACCTGGACAGGAG GCGCCGTGTTGCTCTGGAGCCAGAGAGTGATGGAGTTCAGgcggagagggagaaagaggcaGCGCT atgtttAGAGTTCCTGCTGCAGAGCGGAGCGACGGCCTCGCTGAAAGACAAACAGGGCTACAGTCCCGTCCACTACGCTGCGGCCTACGGACACAGGCACTGTCTGGAGCTg CTGCTGGACAGAGACGACAGTCACCAAGACGACCCTGAATCTCCGAATCCTCGGAGCCCGCTGCACCTCGCT gcGTACCACGGCCACGCTCAGGCCCTGGAGGTGCTGCTGCAGGGCGAGAGGGAGGTGGACCAGGGAGACGAGGTGGGGAGGACCCCCCTGGCCCTGGCCGCCCTCCGGGGCCACACTGAATGCGTTCACACCCTCCTCGGCCAGGGGGCGTCGCCACGCGCCACAGACACCCAGTACGGACGCAACCCTGTCCACCTGGCAG TCATGAACGGTCACACGACGTGTGTGCGCCTTCTGCTGGATGACTCGGACAGTGCAGACCTGGTAGATGCTGATGACTCTCAGGGACA GACTCCTCTGATGCTGGCGGTGGCGGGAGGACACGTGGACGCTGTGTCGCTGCTGCTGGAGCGGGAAGCCAACGTGAACCTGGCGAGTAAGCACGGCCTCACTGCACTGCACCTCGGG CTGCTGTGTGGTCAGGAGGAGTGTATCCAGTGTCTGTTGGAGCAAGAAGCTTCCATTTTGCTGGGTGACTCTCGGGGTCGTACCGCCATCCACCTGGCCGCCGCCCGCGGTCACGCCTCGTGGCTCTGCGAGCTGCTGAGCATCGCCGGCTCCGAGCCACCGGCCCTCCCCCCGCTGAGGGACCACAGCGGCTACACACCGCTGCACTGGGCCTGCTACTACG gtcatGAGGGGTGTGTGGAGGTTCTGCTGGAGCAGAAAGGTTGTCGCTGTATTGATGGGAACCCGTTCACCCCTCTGCACTGTGCTGT GGTGAATGATCACGAGTCGTGTGCATCGCTGCTGCTGGAGGCAATGGGTTCGGACATCGCTGGCTGCAAAGACGCTAAGGACAG GACTCCTCTTCATGCTGCAGCATTCTCGGGTCACGTCGACTGCGTCCAGCTGCTCCTGTCTCACGATGCACCTGTCGATACTGTGGACCAATCGGGTCGCAACGCACTGATGATGGCGGCGGAGAAGGGCAGAGCCGGAGCCCTCG AGGTGCTGTTGACCAGCACCAGTGCCAACCTCAGTCTGACGGACAAAGACGGCAACACCGCCCTGCATCTAGCCTGCAGTAAT GGAAAGGAAGACTGCGTGATGTTGATCCTGGAGAAGCTGTCGGACACGGCACTCATAAATGCCACAAATGCAGCGCTGCAAAC TCCTCTCCACCTGGCGGCTCGTAGCGGTCTGAAGAAGGCGGTCCAGGAGCTGCTGTCCCGAGGAGCCAACGTTCAGACGGTGGATGAGAACG